The Corynebacterium suranareeae genome window below encodes:
- the tuf gene encoding elongation factor Tu, which yields MAKAKFERTKPHVNIGTIGHVDHGKTTTTAAITKVLADAYPELNEAFAFDSIDKAPEEKERGITINISHVEYQTEKRHYAHVDAPGHADYIKNMITGAAQMDGAILVVAATDGPMPQTREHVLLARQVGVPYILVALNKCDMVEDEEIIELVEMEVRELLAEQDYDEEAPIVHISALKALEGDEKWGKQILELMQACDDNIPDPVRETDKPFLMPIEDIFTITGRGTVVTGRVERGTLNVNDDVDIIGIKEKSTSTTVTGIEMFRKLLDSAEAGDNCGLLLRGIKREDVERGQVIVKPGAYTPHTEFEGSVYVLSKDEGGRHTPFFDNYRPQFYFRTTDVTGVVKLPEGTEMVMPGDNVDMSVTLIQPVAMDEGLRFAIREGSRTVGAGRVTKIIK from the coding sequence GTGGCAAAGGCGAAGTTCGAGCGTACCAAGCCCCACGTAAACATCGGCACCATCGGTCACGTTGACCACGGTAAGACCACCACCACCGCGGCTATCACCAAGGTTCTGGCTGACGCTTACCCTGAGCTCAACGAGGCTTTCGCCTTCGACTCCATCGATAAGGCTCCTGAGGAGAAGGAGCGTGGCATCACGATCAACATCTCCCACGTTGAGTACCAGACCGAAAAGCGCCACTACGCACACGTTGACGCTCCAGGCCACGCCGACTACATCAAGAACATGATTACCGGCGCTGCTCAGATGGACGGCGCAATCCTCGTTGTTGCTGCTACCGACGGCCCAATGCCTCAGACCCGTGAGCACGTTCTTCTTGCTCGCCAGGTTGGCGTTCCTTACATCCTCGTTGCTCTTAACAAGTGCGACATGGTTGAGGATGAGGAAATCATCGAGCTCGTCGAGATGGAAGTTCGTGAACTTCTTGCTGAGCAGGACTACGACGAAGAGGCTCCAATTGTTCACATCTCCGCTCTGAAGGCTCTTGAGGGCGACGAGAAGTGGGGCAAGCAGATCCTTGAGCTCATGCAGGCTTGCGATGACAACATCCCAGACCCAGTTCGTGAGACCGACAAGCCATTCCTCATGCCTATCGAGGACATCTTCACCATCACCGGTCGTGGCACCGTTGTTACCGGTCGTGTTGAGCGCGGTACCCTGAACGTGAACGATGATGTTGACATCATCGGCATCAAGGAGAAGTCCACCTCCACCACCGTTACCGGTATCGAGATGTTCCGTAAGCTTCTTGACTCCGCTGAGGCTGGCGACAACTGTGGTCTGCTTCTCCGTGGTATCAAGCGCGAAGATGTTGAGCGTGGCCAGGTTATCGTTAAGCCAGGCGCTTACACCCCTCACACCGAGTTCGAGGGCTCTGTCTACGTTCTGTCCAAGGATGAAGGTGGCCGCCACACCCCATTCTTCGACAACTACCGTCCTCAGTTCTACTTCCGCACCACCGACGTTACCGGTGTTGTGAAGCTTCCAGAGGGCACCGAGATGGTCATGCCTGGCGACAACGTCGACATGTCCGTCACCCTGATCCAGCCTGTCGCTATGGACGAGGGCCTGCGTTTCGCTATCCGCGAAGGCTCCCGCACCGTTGGCGCTGGTCGTGTCACCAAGATCATCAAGTAA
- a CDS encoding helix-turn-helix domain-containing protein, whose protein sequence is MTMTMTSKTVQAPAFPITEPIVVTDRLHPESHILFWQYRGTSTISLNDDPKVLRADEALWVPAGFRHSLYVNSNSLLLRIFFPKSHVNINAELTSSHILHVNAELSDLLMSMVQSDSSLIHDRGALDQYVVDRIVEHMNSPMWPQSAASRQIAEFLNENPGDLRTLEQLARFVHTSPRTIEREFCNETGLTFQEWRMHCRISEAKRLIKLGLPVDSVAFRVGYSTASSFGRAFKRQTGVTPSSYAEQF, encoded by the coding sequence ATGACGATGACAATGACCTCTAAAACTGTCCAAGCCCCAGCATTTCCAATTACTGAGCCAATAGTGGTCACTGATCGACTCCACCCCGAAAGCCACATTCTGTTTTGGCAGTATCGAGGAACTTCTACTATCTCCCTGAATGACGATCCAAAGGTTCTTCGAGCCGATGAAGCCTTGTGGGTACCAGCCGGTTTTAGACACAGCCTTTATGTAAATTCCAACTCGTTACTCCTGCGAATCTTCTTCCCTAAATCCCACGTCAATATCAACGCAGAGCTAACGAGTTCACACATTCTGCACGTCAATGCCGAACTATCTGATCTACTCATGAGCATGGTGCAAAGCGATTCGTCTCTCATTCATGATCGGGGCGCACTTGACCAATATGTCGTTGACCGCATAGTTGAACACATGAATAGCCCGATGTGGCCACAAAGCGCTGCTTCTCGGCAGATTGCAGAATTCCTTAACGAGAACCCTGGCGATTTACGCACCCTTGAACAGTTGGCACGTTTCGTTCATACATCGCCCCGGACGATCGAGCGAGAATTCTGCAACGAAACCGGATTAACCTTCCAGGAATGGCGGATGCATTGCCGGATCAGTGAGGCAAAGCGATTGATCAAACTCGGACTCCCAGTTGATTCTGTGGCTTTTCGCGTCGGATACTCTACCGCCAGTTCCTTTGGCAGGGCGTTTAAAAGGCAAACTGGAGTAACTCCTAGTTCTTATGCAGAGCAGTTTTAG
- a CDS encoding ATP-binding cassette domain-containing protein, with product MYLAINVGFRFGSRISWLGVQRSQFELSQTVLNRVLSPKGFDGPRLAPGQLLSVATGDTQRACQVLYITVYPPGQIAALVVAVVTLSLINLWLGIGVMLGLPVLLFIMHMAARLLRKRSLGEQQSLAEATGNAADLVAGARVLNGLHAEDTASGIYRGVSRRALRKTLSARMAYAAFNGVTTTGAQLFAVFVTLAATILAFNGLISAGELITASGVAIVMIVPVNELVGTLGAVRAVSQASSQRVLDLLKSAPHPATAGQLEVLDETPTLTIKNVHVDGVNIDGEFSFGEFVVLDLPQHAGTQLAEVLSLQRIPEQGEVTIADLPLGSIHPEVLRRHLLVVPHRPGMFAGTVLDNIRRAGPEVFSEEQAQRALEIVALSESELLGGNSTEISDGAWELSGGQRQRIALARGIVASPPILVLVEPTTSVDAVTESQIATNLYSHRKGFLTVVITSSPVFHAVADRVIASEKVSRS from the coding sequence ATTTATTTAGCCATTAATGTGGGTTTTCGTTTTGGAAGTCGGATAAGTTGGCTTGGGGTTCAGCGCAGTCAGTTTGAGTTGTCCCAAACTGTTCTCAATAGAGTGCTCTCACCCAAAGGCTTCGATGGTCCTCGGCTGGCACCAGGGCAGTTATTGTCAGTGGCGACTGGTGATACTCAACGTGCTTGTCAGGTTTTATATATCACGGTGTACCCACCAGGGCAGATAGCGGCATTAGTCGTTGCTGTTGTCACCCTGTCATTAATCAATCTGTGGCTAGGAATCGGTGTGATGCTAGGTTTGCCGGTGTTGCTTTTCATCATGCACATGGCTGCTCGTCTACTGAGGAAGCGAAGTTTAGGTGAGCAACAAAGCCTGGCAGAAGCCACAGGAAATGCGGCAGATCTGGTCGCAGGGGCTCGTGTTCTCAACGGGCTTCATGCTGAAGACACAGCTTCTGGCATCTATCGAGGAGTTAGCCGCCGCGCTTTGCGCAAGACACTTTCAGCGAGGATGGCATATGCGGCGTTTAACGGAGTAACGACAACCGGCGCGCAGTTATTCGCAGTGTTCGTGACATTGGCAGCTACCATCTTGGCTTTCAACGGATTGATCTCAGCAGGTGAACTTATTACGGCGAGTGGTGTTGCAATCGTCATGATTGTTCCAGTAAATGAGCTGGTTGGCACTTTGGGGGCTGTGCGGGCGGTATCGCAGGCTTCATCACAAAGAGTCTTGGATTTGCTTAAAAGCGCACCGCATCCTGCCACGGCAGGGCAATTAGAAGTATTAGACGAAACTCCTACGCTGACAATCAAAAATGTTCATGTTGACGGCGTGAACATTGATGGTGAATTTTCCTTTGGTGAGTTTGTGGTTTTAGATCTACCTCAGCACGCCGGAACGCAGCTAGCAGAGGTGTTAAGTCTGCAGCGAATACCAGAACAAGGTGAGGTGACAATCGCAGATTTGCCACTGGGTAGCATCCATCCAGAGGTTCTTAGACGACATCTCTTAGTGGTGCCACATCGCCCCGGGATGTTTGCCGGCACAGTGCTGGATAATATCCGCCGTGCAGGTCCTGAAGTTTTTTCAGAAGAACAGGCTCAGCGTGCTTTGGAGATTGTTGCTTTGTCGGAGTCTGAACTGCTAGGAGGCAACTCCACTGAAATTTCTGATGGAGCCTGGGAGCTATCTGGTGGGCAACGTCAACGTATTGCACTAGCGCGAGGAATCGTAGCCAGTCCACCCATTTTGGTGTTGGTTGAACCCACAACGTCTGTAGACGCGGTTACTGAATCGCAGATCGCCACCAATCTCTACTCTCACCGAAAAGGATTTCTGACCGTGGTGATCACATCATCTCCTGTTTTTCATGCTGTTGCGGACCGTGTTATTGCATCTGAAAAGGTGAGCCGTTCATGA
- a CDS encoding ABC transporter ATP-binding protein, translating to MSSKALLPVADAKQVTACLWAMSKGRRWAWVGVFLLFLLESMTSLIVPLVIGRIVDDLVAQQTGAASGTLTLKIVLLVIAAAGAGLCTWLGGVSLAWVAETLIAELREDFVAAALKLRRSTLEGAGAGDVITRASDDISEVSDILPEVLPKLFVSVFTLILISATMTVLDWRFFLAFLIIVPFYVITIRWYRRTAPQVYRQQRAVESVRGQHILGTIENLDTVAAHRLGDQQLNLIAGSSWDKVRWAMRTRIVQNRMFGRLNFAQAVGLITVLVVGVWLASKGQATAGMVTSAALLFQRVILPIQQMMIVMDELQAAISSLSRLVGVIEHRDVEDKTESAQGPGNGSVVNLEGVGFGYSPEANVLEDVDLVIDKGEKVAVVGATGSGKSTLASLIAGIYHPHKGSIGRAIPTSEIAFLSQESHVFIGTVRSNLLLADPTATEEQVLNALRVVGADQWVAGLPDGLDTEVGHGHMQLDPAHAQHLALARVVLLQPQLAILDEATAEADSADAELLDQASLNAIGSGAALIIAHRLSQASRADRIIMMKRGRIVENGTHEELLGSGGEYAILWNAWTVGSRR from the coding sequence ATGAGTTCGAAAGCTTTGTTGCCGGTCGCAGACGCTAAGCAAGTGACAGCGTGTCTTTGGGCAATGTCGAAAGGTCGACGTTGGGCATGGGTTGGGGTATTTCTGCTTTTCCTCCTGGAATCGATGACTTCCTTGATTGTGCCTTTGGTCATTGGCCGCATCGTTGATGATTTAGTAGCTCAGCAAACAGGTGCTGCTTCAGGGACATTAACTTTAAAGATTGTCTTGCTTGTCATAGCTGCTGCCGGAGCGGGGCTTTGTACTTGGCTTGGTGGGGTGAGTTTGGCGTGGGTGGCGGAAACCCTCATTGCAGAATTACGCGAAGACTTTGTCGCAGCTGCGCTGAAGTTGCGCAGATCCACATTGGAAGGGGCGGGAGCGGGAGATGTGATTACCCGCGCTTCTGATGATATTTCAGAAGTATCGGATATTCTGCCGGAAGTGTTGCCAAAACTGTTTGTGTCAGTGTTTACGTTGATTTTGATTTCTGCGACGATGACAGTTTTGGACTGGCGATTCTTTTTAGCATTCTTAATTATTGTCCCTTTTTATGTCATTACTATTCGTTGGTATAGGCGCACAGCACCGCAGGTATATCGGCAGCAGCGCGCAGTCGAATCAGTACGCGGTCAGCATATTTTAGGAACTATTGAAAATTTAGACACGGTTGCTGCTCATCGTCTTGGAGACCAGCAGTTAAATCTCATTGCGGGTTCTTCATGGGATAAAGTGCGGTGGGCAATGCGTACCAGAATCGTGCAGAATCGCATGTTTGGACGGCTCAATTTTGCCCAAGCCGTAGGACTCATCACTGTATTAGTCGTTGGGGTGTGGTTGGCGTCGAAGGGGCAAGCAACCGCAGGAATGGTTACTTCTGCAGCGTTGTTGTTTCAACGAGTTATTCTTCCGATTCAGCAGATGATGATCGTGATGGATGAATTGCAAGCCGCAATATCATCACTGTCTCGCCTGGTTGGAGTCATTGAACACCGGGATGTAGAAGACAAAACAGAAAGCGCTCAGGGGCCGGGCAATGGATCTGTAGTGAACTTAGAGGGCGTGGGCTTTGGCTACTCACCTGAAGCCAACGTGTTAGAAGACGTTGATTTGGTGATTGACAAGGGAGAAAAGGTTGCGGTGGTAGGTGCCACTGGATCTGGGAAATCAACCTTGGCCTCTTTAATCGCTGGGATCTATCATCCCCATAAGGGGAGCATCGGTAGGGCAATACCAACGTCTGAGATTGCTTTCCTTTCGCAAGAAAGCCACGTGTTTATTGGTACCGTTCGCTCGAATCTCCTGTTGGCTGACCCGACGGCCACTGAGGAACAAGTGCTTAATGCCCTGCGGGTTGTTGGTGCTGATCAATGGGTAGCGGGCTTGCCGGATGGTTTAGACACTGAAGTAGGACATGGCCATATGCAGCTCGATCCGGCGCACGCCCAGCATTTGGCTTTGGCAAGAGTTGTGTTGTTGCAACCTCAATTAGCAATTTTGGATGAGGCCACTGCTGAGGCAGATAGTGCTGATGCGGAGTTGTTAGATCAAGCTTCACTTAACGCAATTGGCTCTGGTGCTGCGTTGATCATTGCTCATCGACTTTCTCAGGCATCTCGAGCTGATCGGATCATCATGATGAAACGTGGCAGGATCGTTGAAAATGGAACGCATGAAGAACTGCTTGGAAGCGGGGGAGAGTACGCCATCTTGTGGAACGCATGGACAGTGGGAAGTCGGAGGTAA
- a CDS encoding siderophore-interacting protein: protein MSINLRPLSIFPITTRFLQVLRTDDVTPGMRRVTLGGEQLKAHTAANGFPVAEFRSDGFDDEFKILLRHPDAEEAIGPTQADGVLDWPRGNDHLVMRTYTVRRWDAEKGELDVDFVVHGLGPATTWARTVQVGATIQIAGPKSSATHPEGADWVLVAGDETALPAIGRWLEEWPKNARGQVFIEVAHDEHRQLDLPTPEGVEVHWLVNNGAEAGTTTLLFDAILSAPWWEGTAFAWVAGEANTLKPIRRWLKNEKGLSKEQIEVTGYWKRQEVVVSEEHDGIQDLSATKNIREEFHELTDLTAGFALRVAATIGLGQAFGGHVRTIGDLVAATGSNRIGLSKLLHYLRSIDIVEEVEGGYQLTDLGRELDDDRVSDSLSMVRSHAHRELAGLLGLLEAVQTGEPSGYEESDELRATRLDDESSLAGYYAAALAPLPVFEEVSSMAVIGRAPEVFGTVIAEKHPNVTLSYELNENVDLVLLIDPLSTLSDEDAATLLRHAAACGRVILFTDVLDHATAHDHDYEHDLEHFSLTGGGLRTNEEYEALFNAAGIPQPQRSTVGWGKTVFDFSKEINSPE from the coding sequence ATGAGCATCAACCTCCGACCTCTGAGCATTTTCCCCATCACGACACGCTTCCTACAGGTACTTCGCACAGACGATGTCACCCCAGGAATGCGTAGGGTCACGCTCGGTGGTGAGCAACTTAAGGCACACACTGCTGCAAATGGATTTCCTGTCGCTGAGTTCCGCTCAGACGGATTTGATGATGAGTTTAAGATCTTGCTGCGTCACCCAGATGCAGAGGAAGCAATTGGCCCCACGCAGGCAGATGGCGTACTTGATTGGCCGCGTGGCAATGATCATTTGGTAATGCGCACGTACACCGTTCGTCGATGGGATGCAGAGAAAGGTGAATTAGACGTTGACTTTGTAGTCCACGGCCTAGGCCCTGCAACCACATGGGCGCGTACCGTCCAAGTCGGCGCAACCATTCAAATCGCCGGTCCTAAATCTTCTGCCACTCACCCCGAGGGCGCCGATTGGGTGTTGGTAGCTGGTGATGAAACAGCGCTTCCAGCAATCGGGCGTTGGTTAGAAGAATGGCCTAAGAATGCTCGTGGCCAAGTATTTATCGAGGTCGCCCACGATGAACACCGACAACTCGATCTCCCCACGCCCGAAGGAGTAGAGGTTCACTGGCTGGTAAATAACGGTGCCGAAGCCGGCACAACAACATTGCTTTTCGACGCCATCCTCTCCGCCCCATGGTGGGAAGGCACCGCCTTTGCGTGGGTTGCGGGAGAAGCAAACACACTCAAACCAATTCGCCGTTGGCTTAAAAATGAAAAAGGTCTATCCAAAGAGCAGATCGAGGTCACGGGCTATTGGAAGCGTCAAGAAGTGGTGGTCTCTGAAGAACACGACGGTATTCAAGACCTTTCAGCTACTAAAAATATCCGAGAAGAGTTCCACGAGCTCACTGACCTCACCGCTGGCTTCGCATTAAGAGTGGCTGCCACCATTGGTCTGGGCCAGGCTTTTGGAGGTCATGTACGAACTATTGGTGATCTTGTTGCTGCAACAGGATCCAACCGAATCGGATTGAGCAAATTACTCCACTATCTTCGTTCCATCGACATTGTTGAAGAAGTTGAGGGTGGGTATCAGCTGACTGACCTTGGCCGCGAGCTTGATGATGACCGCGTGTCCGACTCCTTGTCCATGGTTCGCTCACATGCTCATAGGGAACTAGCTGGTCTTCTTGGATTGCTTGAAGCCGTGCAAACAGGCGAGCCTTCTGGCTATGAAGAAAGTGATGAGCTTCGCGCCACACGCCTCGATGATGAATCAAGTTTGGCAGGTTATTACGCGGCTGCTTTGGCACCACTTCCGGTGTTTGAAGAAGTGTCCTCCATGGCAGTAATTGGTAGAGCCCCCGAAGTATTCGGCACTGTTATTGCAGAAAAGCACCCTAATGTGACCCTGTCCTATGAGCTTAACGAAAACGTCGATCTTGTTTTGCTTATAGATCCTCTATCGACTCTCTCTGATGAAGATGCCGCCACTTTACTACGCCACGCAGCAGCCTGCGGACGCGTAATACTGTTCACCGATGTACTTGACCACGCCACCGCGCATGACCACGACTACGAACACGACCTGGAACACTTCTCCCTCACCGGAGGAGGGCTGCGCACCAATGAAGAATACGAAGCACTCTTTAACGCAGCCGGGATCCCTCAGCCGCAACGTTCCACCGTGGGTTGGGGGAAGACAGTTTTCGATTTTTCTAAAGAGATCAATTCACCGGAATAA
- a CDS encoding ABC transporter ATP-binding protein, giving the protein MNNRLTMEDVTMAYDNRVIAEKLNVTIPDNTFTAIIGPNGCGKSTLLRGFSRVLNPQHGKVLLDGRQLDSFKPKEIARELGLLPQTSIAPEGIRVYDLISRGRAPYQGLIQQWRASDEDAVAKALASTNLTELAARLVDELSGGQRQRVWVAMLLAQQTPIMLLDEPTTFLDIAHQYELLELLRAFNEAGKTVVTVLHDLNQAARYADHLIVMKQGQIITTGAPQDVITTELVKEAFGLDCIIAPDPVTGTPTVVPLRPERVEI; this is encoded by the coding sequence ATGAATAATCGCTTAACCATGGAAGACGTCACCATGGCTTATGACAACCGCGTCATCGCCGAAAAGCTCAACGTCACCATCCCCGACAACACCTTCACCGCCATCATCGGCCCCAACGGATGCGGCAAATCCACCCTGCTTCGCGGTTTCTCCCGCGTGCTCAATCCGCAACACGGCAAAGTGCTTCTCGACGGCCGGCAGCTCGATTCCTTCAAACCCAAGGAGATCGCCCGAGAACTAGGCCTGCTGCCACAGACCTCCATCGCACCAGAAGGCATTCGGGTTTATGATCTCATCTCCCGCGGCCGCGCTCCCTACCAAGGCTTGATCCAACAATGGCGCGCCTCCGATGAAGATGCAGTGGCCAAAGCACTTGCCTCCACAAACCTCACCGAACTTGCAGCTCGCCTCGTCGATGAGCTCTCCGGTGGTCAGCGCCAACGAGTGTGGGTGGCCATGTTGCTCGCCCAGCAAACACCGATCATGCTTCTCGACGAACCCACCACCTTCCTCGACATCGCCCACCAATACGAACTTCTTGAACTGCTGCGCGCATTCAACGAAGCCGGCAAAACAGTGGTCACCGTGCTTCACGATCTCAACCAAGCCGCCCGCTACGCCGACCACCTCATTGTGATGAAACAAGGACAAATCATCACCACCGGCGCCCCTCAAGATGTGATTACAACCGAACTAGTAAAAGAAGCTTTCGGTCTTGACTGCATCATCGCACCAGATCCAGTAACCGGAACTCCCACCGTAGTGCCGCTGCGTCCTGAACGCGTAGAAATTTAA
- a CDS encoding FecCD family ABC transporter permease: MVFKIKSQNGADVAVGGTPDAASPKLDPGKLDPGKLDPGKLDPGYQSVTVQNSRFSFRFPVRLAVVSAILFTVALCSATWAITMGDYPLSLGQVINALAGTGEKFQLLVVREWRLPVAIAAVVFGALLGIGGAIFQSITRNPLGSPDVIGFDAGSYTAVVLIILVAGNSHYWGIAFAAIVGGILTAFAVYILAWRKGVQGFRLIIVGIGVSAMLSSINAYLITRANVEDAMVVGFWSAGSINRVTWQSLIPSLIIAVIIIVAAIALARSLRFMEMGDDVATTLGIRTNSTRLALIVVGVATSALVTAAAGPISFIALVAPQLARRLTRTAGVSLVAAAAMGAALLSCAHLLSLIISSFYRSIPVGLLTVSIGGCYMIWLLLRETRRQYRTGTIR, encoded by the coding sequence GTGGTCTTTAAAATCAAATCTCAAAATGGTGCGGACGTAGCTGTTGGCGGCACCCCCGATGCTGCATCCCCGAAGTTGGACCCAGGCAAACTGGACCCAGGCAAGTTGGACCCGGGCAAATTGGACCCAGGTTACCAATCTGTCACGGTGCAAAACTCACGGTTTTCTTTCCGGTTTCCCGTCCGTCTTGCTGTTGTAAGCGCGATCCTTTTTACCGTCGCATTATGCAGTGCCACCTGGGCTATCACCATGGGAGATTACCCATTGTCGTTGGGACAGGTCATCAACGCTTTGGCGGGTACCGGTGAGAAATTCCAACTCCTAGTGGTCAGGGAATGGCGTTTGCCAGTTGCTATTGCAGCTGTAGTTTTTGGTGCCCTCTTGGGCATTGGTGGCGCAATTTTCCAGTCGATTACCCGCAACCCGTTGGGCTCACCCGATGTTATTGGTTTTGATGCCGGTTCTTACACCGCGGTGGTTTTAATTATTTTGGTGGCTGGAAATTCGCATTATTGGGGCATCGCGTTTGCTGCCATCGTCGGAGGTATCCTCACGGCTTTCGCTGTCTACATTTTGGCGTGGCGTAAAGGTGTTCAAGGTTTCCGATTGATCATTGTCGGTATTGGTGTTTCAGCCATGCTGAGCTCGATCAACGCTTATTTGATCACTCGCGCAAATGTGGAAGATGCCATGGTTGTTGGTTTCTGGAGCGCTGGTTCCATCAACCGAGTGACCTGGCAATCGCTTATTCCTTCACTGATCATCGCAGTGATCATCATCGTTGCTGCCATCGCACTTGCTAGGTCTTTGCGTTTTATGGAAATGGGCGATGATGTAGCCACCACCTTAGGAATTAGAACCAACTCCACACGTTTAGCACTGATCGTGGTGGGTGTTGCTACTTCCGCATTGGTCACCGCTGCTGCAGGACCTATTTCATTCATCGCATTGGTTGCACCACAGTTGGCACGTCGCCTGACCCGCACCGCCGGAGTCAGCCTCGTCGCTGCTGCCGCCATGGGTGCTGCTCTTTTGAGTTGCGCGCACCTGCTATCGCTTATCATCAGCTCTTTCTACCGCAGCATCCCTGTTGGTTTGCTTACCGTTTCCATCGGTGGTTGCTACATGATCTGGCTTCTACTCCGCGAAACCCGCCGCCAATACCGAACCGGCACCATCCGATAA
- a CDS encoding iron chelate uptake ABC transporter family permease subunit yields the protein MTAVTLKKEQGTSISKHLGQRRALGILGFLVALGILIALSIAVGANPLSFSTVWQGFTAHDNSEASIIVWSMRIPRTVVGIVTGAAFGVAGALIQALTRNPLADPGILGVNAGAGFAVTVGVGIFGLSSVTGYIWFAFIGAAVATLLVYFIGASTSGSVNPVALVLAGVALAAVLGGITSFLTLIDPETFESIRNWNLGSVARTSLSDTVTVLPFLAVGLAIALGLSGALNSIALGDDLAASLGTKVMRTRVLGIISVTLLAGGATALTGGIGFVGLMVPHVVRWVVGPDQRWIITFSALCAPVLVLGADILGRIIARPGEIEVGIVTAIIGAPVLIALVRRRKASGL from the coding sequence ATGACGGCGGTGACGTTAAAGAAGGAGCAGGGGACGTCGATAAGCAAACACCTTGGCCAGCGCCGCGCGCTGGGCATACTTGGATTCTTGGTGGCACTTGGTATTCTCATTGCGCTGAGCATCGCTGTTGGTGCGAACCCTTTGTCGTTTAGCACGGTGTGGCAGGGTTTTACTGCGCACGATAATTCTGAAGCGTCGATCATTGTGTGGTCGATGCGAATTCCGCGCACCGTGGTGGGCATTGTGACCGGCGCTGCGTTCGGTGTGGCGGGTGCGTTGATTCAGGCGCTGACTCGTAACCCGCTTGCGGATCCTGGCATTTTGGGCGTGAACGCGGGTGCCGGTTTTGCTGTGACCGTTGGTGTGGGAATTTTCGGACTCAGCAGCGTTACTGGCTACATTTGGTTCGCCTTTATCGGTGCAGCTGTGGCAACGTTGCTGGTTTATTTCATTGGTGCAAGCACCAGCGGCAGCGTGAATCCGGTGGCTTTGGTGCTCGCGGGTGTGGCGCTTGCGGCGGTGCTTGGTGGAATCACAAGCTTTTTAACGCTGATTGATCCTGAGACTTTTGAAAGCATCCGCAATTGGAACCTTGGTTCTGTAGCTCGCACAAGCTTGAGCGACACCGTGACTGTTTTGCCGTTTCTTGCCGTTGGTCTGGCGATTGCGCTGGGGCTGTCTGGTGCGCTTAATTCGATTGCATTGGGTGATGATCTCGCAGCTTCCCTGGGTACCAAAGTGATGCGTACTCGCGTGCTGGGCATTATTTCAGTCACGTTACTTGCCGGTGGTGCGACTGCTCTGACCGGTGGTATTGGCTTTGTCGGACTTATGGTCCCTCACGTTGTGCGCTGGGTTGTTGGCCCTGATCAACGATGGATCATCACATTCAGTGCGCTGTGTGCCCCTGTGTTGGTACTTGGCGCTGACATTTTGGGACGTATCATCGCACGACCTGGCGAAATTGAAGTGGGAATTGTTACCGCCATCATCGGTGCGCCTGTGCTGATTGCGCTTGTTCGACGGAGGAAAGCCAGTGGTCTTTAA